From the genome of Sphingobacterium sp. UGAL515B_05:
CCAAAGACCGGTCTAGAAGAAGATACCATTGCGAATGGATATTTTAAACTGAGTGCGCTGTAATAAGAATGTGCTATTGGATTTCTTAAACATAAAAAAGGCTTCTTTATTAAGAAGCCTTTTTTATGTTTAACCAATATTTTGTTGGTTCTGATGTTGTTTTCTAATGACACTATGTTTTTTACCGTATACAAAGTAAATCAATAAGCCTAAAGCGAGCCAGACCGCTAAACGCTCCCAGCTTTCAATTGGCAATGAGGCCATCATTAAAATACAGACCAAGATACCCATGATCGGAACGAAAGGAACCAATGGTGTTTTAAACGGGCGCTCCAAATTAGGATCTGTTTTACGTAGTACTAGAATACCTACACATACAAGGGTGAAGGCAAATAGGGTACCAATACTTACCATATGCCCAAGGTCAGAAACTGGAACGAAACCTGCGAATATACTTACGAATACCATGAAAATAGCATTTGTTTTCCAAGGAGTCTGTCTTTTGGATAAGTCTGAAAATATCTTTGGAAGCAAACCATCTTTACTCATCGAATAAAATACGCGGCTCTGACCAAGTAACATCACGAGAATAACTGAAGTATATCCTGCAATAATCGTAATAATCAACGCTGTATTTAAGAAATGATAGCCTGTTCGAGCAAAAGCTGTCGCAACTGGTTTAGCATCACCTTTGAACATCGTATAGTTTTCGATACCTGTCATGACGTAAGAGAATAAAACATACAAAAGTGTACAGATTATTAACGAGCCGATGATACCGATTGGCATACCTTTTTTTGGATTTTTTGCTTCTTGAGCAGCTGTACTTACCGCGTCGAAACCGATGAATGCAAAAAAGACAACGCCTGCAGCCCGTAATACTCCACTGATACCAAAGTGACCGAAGTCATCACTTTTTAAAAATGACCAAAAGCTTTGCTGTCCACTTTTCACAAGCTCTTCACCTGCATTTGTAGGGATAAATGGATCGTGGTTAGCAGGATTGATAAAGCTCCATCCCAAGGCAATGAAAATCAATACTACACCAACTTTTAGGATAACCAATATATTGTTTACGCGGGATGATTCCTGTGTGCCGCGCATCAGTAACAGCGATAGTAAACAAACAATAATGATGGCCGGCAGATTGACTACACCACCTTCCCAAGGGCCTTTGAGCAGGGTGTCGGGGAGCTGGATATGAAATATCATCAGGAGCTGATTGAAATACTGAGACCAACTGACGGCAACCGTGGCTCCTGCTAGTGCATATTCTAGGACGAGATCCCAGCCGATTATCCAGGCAACAAATTCACCCATTGTGGCGT
Proteins encoded in this window:
- a CDS encoding amino acid permease, with the protein product MLFKKSIPQLIAEANENGEHTLKRTLSSSGLIALGVGAIIGAGLFSLTGIAAAENAGPAVILSFIIAAVGCGFAGLCYAEFASMIPVAGSAYTYSYATMGEFVAWIIGWDLVLEYALAGATVAVSWSQYFNQLLMIFHIQLPDTLLKGPWEGGVVNLPAIIIVCLLSLLLMRGTQESSRVNNILVILKVGVVLIFIALGWSFINPANHDPFIPTNAGEELVKSGQQSFWSFLKSDDFGHFGISGVLRAAGVVFFAFIGFDAVSTAAQEAKNPKKGMPIGIIGSLIICTLLYVLFSYVMTGIENYTMFKGDAKPVATAFARTGYHFLNTALIITIIAGYTSVILVMLLGQSRVFYSMSKDGLLPKIFSDLSKRQTPWKTNAIFMVFVSIFAGFVPVSDLGHMVSIGTLFAFTLVCVGILVLRKTDPNLERPFKTPLVPFVPIMGILVCILMMASLPIESWERLAVWLALGLLIYFVYGKKHSVIRKQHQNQQNIG